A stretch of the Staphylococcus sp. NRL 16/872 genome encodes the following:
- the recR gene encoding recombination mediator RecR: MHYPEPISKLIDSFMKLPGIGPKTAQRLAFHTLDMKEDDVVQFAKALVDVKRELTYCSVCGHITENDPCYICEDKQRDRSVICVVEDDKDVIAMEKMREYKGLYHVLHGSISPMDGIGPEDINIPTLIDRLKDEEVKELILAMNPNLEGESTAMYISRLVKPIGIKVTRLAQGLSVGGDLEYADEVTLSKAIAGRTEM; encoded by the coding sequence ATGCATTATCCAGAACCTATATCTAAATTAATAGATAGTTTTATGAAACTGCCAGGCATTGGCCCTAAGACGGCTCAACGTCTGGCGTTTCATACTTTAGATATGAAAGAAGACGATGTTGTCCAATTTGCTAAAGCCTTAGTAGATGTTAAACGAGAACTTACTTACTGTAGTGTATGTGGTCATATCACTGAAAATGATCCATGTTACATTTGTGAAGACAAACAAAGGGATCGCTCAGTTATTTGTGTCGTTGAAGATGATAAAGACGTCATTGCTATGGAGAAAATGAGAGAATATAAAGGGCTTTATCATGTATTGCATGGTTCCATTTCACCAATGGATGGTATTGGTCCAGAAGACATCAATATTCCTACTCTAATAGATAGACTAAAAGATGAAGAAGTGAAAGAACTTATCTTAGCTATGAATCCCAATCTAGAAGGTGAATCAACAGCTATGTACATTTCGAGATTAGTTAAACCTATTGGAATCAAAGTGACAAGACTAGCGCAAGGACTTTCAGTAGGTGGGGATTTAGAATATGCTGATGAAGTTACACTTTCAAAAGCTATCGCAGGTAGAACAGAAATGTAA
- a CDS encoding YbaB/EbfC family nucleoid-associated protein → MRGGGNMQQMMKQMQKMQKKMAQEQEKLKEEHIVGTAGGGMVAVTVTGHKEVVDVEIKEEAVDPDDIEMLQDLVLAAINEAMNKADDLTQERLGKHTQGLNIPGM, encoded by the coding sequence ATGCGCGGTGGCGGAAATATGCAACAAATGATGAAACAAATGCAAAAAATGCAAAAGAAAATGGCTCAAGAGCAAGAAAAACTTAAAGAAGAACATATTGTAGGTACTGCTGGTGGCGGCATGGTTGCTGTAACAGTTACTGGACACAAAGAAGTTGTAGATGTAGAAATTAAAGAAGAAGCAGTAGATCCAGATGATATCGAAATGCTCCAAGACTTAGTTTTAGCAGCTATAAATGAGGCTATGAATAAAGCGGACGATTTAACACAAGAACGTTTAGGCAAGCATACTCAAGGCTTAAACATTCCAGGAATGTAA
- the dnaX gene encoding DNA polymerase III subunit gamma/tau produces the protein MNYQALYRMFRPQSFEDVVGQEHVTKTLRNAISKGKQSHAYIFSGPRGTGKTSIAKVFAKAINCLNPHDGEPCNECAICKGITQGTNGDVIEIDAASNNGVDEIRNIRDKVKYAPSESKYKVYIIDEVHMLTTGAFNALLKTLEEPPAHAIFILATTEPHKIPPTIISRAQRFDFKAIGTEQIIERLRFVANEQELQYDEAALEFIAKASEGGMRDALSIMDQAIAFGDEHLTLQDVLDVTGSVDEAALNDLFKEVVEGNVKEAFTRYHRFIAEGKEVNRLINDMIYFVRDTIMNKTVEGETEYDALMRFDLETLYHLIDIINDTLVSIRFSVNQNVHFEVLLVKIAEMIKNKPENVQNVATTQVAAEPHNEVLLQRMEQLENELKTLKAQGITQANSKMNSTQTSNRGKRVNKNPFSMTQIAKVLDEANKEDIQLLKKHWQEVIDYAKSNDKKSLVSLLQNSVPVAASEKRVLIQFDEEIHCEIVNRDEEKRNNIENVVRNIINKNVEVVGVPSDQWMRVRSEYLNNRRHNDSEEIKEANKSEEKEIDVAQKARDLFGEETVNLIDE, from the coding sequence GTGAATTATCAAGCTTTATATCGAATGTTTAGACCTCAAAGTTTCGAAGATGTTGTAGGTCAAGAGCATGTAACGAAAACGTTACGCAATGCTATTTCAAAAGGAAAACAATCTCATGCCTATATATTTAGTGGTCCAAGGGGTACAGGTAAGACAAGTATTGCCAAAGTATTTGCTAAAGCAATTAATTGTTTAAATCCTCATGATGGAGAGCCTTGTAACGAATGTGCCATCTGTAAGGGCATTACTCAAGGCACAAATGGAGATGTTATCGAAATTGATGCGGCGAGTAATAACGGTGTAGATGAGATTAGAAATATTAGAGATAAAGTAAAATACGCGCCTAGTGAATCAAAATATAAAGTATACATTATTGACGAGGTTCACATGCTTACAACAGGAGCTTTCAATGCATTATTAAAAACGCTTGAAGAACCTCCTGCACATGCGATTTTTATATTAGCAACAACAGAACCTCATAAAATTCCTCCAACTATTATTTCACGGGCGCAACGTTTTGATTTTAAAGCAATAGGCACAGAGCAAATTATAGAACGATTACGCTTTGTAGCTAATGAGCAGGAATTGCAATATGATGAGGCTGCCCTTGAATTTATTGCGAAAGCGTCTGAAGGCGGTATGCGTGACGCATTAAGTATTATGGATCAGGCTATCGCATTCGGTGATGAGCACTTAACATTGCAAGACGTATTAGACGTGACAGGTAGTGTAGATGAAGCGGCGTTAAACGACTTGTTTAAAGAAGTTGTCGAAGGTAATGTGAAAGAAGCGTTTACTCGTTACCATCGTTTTATTGCAGAAGGAAAAGAAGTTAATCGTCTTATTAATGATATGATTTATTTCGTACGTGATACGATTATGAATAAAACGGTCGAAGGTGAAACGGAATATGATGCATTGATGCGTTTCGATTTAGAAACGTTATACCATTTAATAGATATTATCAATGATACCTTAGTATCAATTCGATTCAGTGTTAATCAAAATGTACATTTTGAGGTTTTATTGGTGAAAATTGCTGAAATGATAAAAAATAAACCAGAAAATGTACAAAACGTAGCTACAACTCAAGTGGCTGCAGAACCTCATAATGAAGTATTGTTACAAAGAATGGAACAACTTGAGAATGAATTGAAAACGTTAAAAGCTCAAGGTATCACGCAAGCTAATAGTAAAATGAATTCAACACAAACGAGTAATAGAGGGAAACGTGTAAATAAAAATCCTTTTTCCATGACTCAAATCGCTAAAGTTTTAGATGAGGCGAATAAAGAAGATATTCAATTATTAAAAAAACATTGGCAAGAAGTCATTGATTACGCGAAAAGTAATGATAAGAAGTCATTAGTTAGCTTATTACAAAATTCTGTGCCAGTAGCAGCAAGTGAAAAACGTGTATTAATTCAATTTGATGAAGAAATTCATTGCGAGATTGTTAATAGAGATGAAGAGAAACGTAATAATATTGAAAATGTCGTTAGAAATATTATCAATAAAAATGTAGAGGTAGTAGGCGTTCCATCTGATCAATGGATGAGAGTGCGTTCAGAATACCTTAATAATCGAAGACATAATGATAGTGAAGAAATTAAAGAAGCTAATAAAAGTGAAGAAAAAGAAATTGACGTAGCTCAAAAAGCACGTGATTTGTTTGGCGAAGAAACCGTCAATTTAATAGATGAATAA
- a CDS encoding N-acetyltransferase, producing MQIYLSTLTEMDYAETLDKIEESYNKHAEQNGVAQRQLVSRLRQAETYNYELEVIAKNENGEIIGHIMLSEVNLVTDDDKYKALELVSLIVEERIQNQGLGKALVQAIEERAKSQHYTTVIVGCSPDYFEKLGYERADVHHIFSKDTDQDKLRVKFLWDQLNDYPHGTVKNADII from the coding sequence ATGCAAATTTATTTAAGTACTTTAACTGAAATGGACTATGCTGAGACATTAGATAAAATTGAAGAAAGCTATAATAAGCATGCAGAGCAAAATGGTGTTGCGCAACGTCAACTCGTATCGCGCTTACGTCAAGCGGAAACTTACAATTATGAGCTAGAAGTGATTGCCAAAAATGAAAATGGAGAGATTATCGGTCATATCATGTTAAGTGAAGTTAACCTTGTTACAGACGATGATAAATATAAAGCTTTAGAACTCGTGTCTCTCATTGTAGAAGAACGTATCCAAAATCAAGGATTAGGTAAAGCATTAGTTCAAGCTATTGAAGAGCGTGCCAAATCGCAACATTATACTACAGTTATAGTGGGATGTAGTCCAGACTATTTTGAAAAGTTAGGATATGAGCGGGCTGATGTGCATCACATTTTCTCAAAAGATACAGATCAAGATAAGTTACGTGTGAAGTTCTTATGGGATCAGTTAAATGATTATCCGCATGGGACAGTGAAAAATGCAGATATAATCTAA
- the treR gene encoding trehalose operon repressor has translation MAQQKFITIYDELKQGIFDGTYSYGDQLPSEYELVEKYHASRETVRKALELLAHDGMIQKIRGKGSIVIDQGMTEFPFSNLISFKEVKKELGLHHTTQVLLNEVIEADTVPHVKKQLNLKQNQSLIHIIRSRSVNGIVKILDEDYFLTSIVASIPEKVAQDSIYHYLETELGLEISYSNKSITFEPFTAWEYDVFGKVQPPYTATVRSIVYLKDTTQFQYNISKHLATEFKFNEFSRRHTK, from the coding sequence ATGGCACAACAGAAATTTATAACGATTTACGATGAATTAAAACAGGGTATCTTCGATGGTACTTATAGCTATGGAGATCAACTCCCTTCAGAGTATGAATTAGTTGAAAAATATCATGCTTCGCGTGAAACAGTAAGAAAAGCATTGGAACTATTAGCGCATGATGGGATGATACAAAAAATTAGAGGTAAAGGTTCTATCGTTATCGACCAAGGTATGACAGAATTTCCTTTTTCTAACTTGATTAGTTTTAAAGAAGTGAAAAAAGAATTAGGATTACATCACACAACACAAGTGCTTCTTAATGAAGTGATTGAAGCGGATACGGTACCCCATGTTAAAAAGCAACTTAATCTAAAGCAGAATCAATCGCTTATTCATATTATAAGAAGTCGTAGCGTGAACGGCATAGTGAAGATTTTAGATGAAGATTATTTTTTGACCTCCATCGTCGCATCTATTCCGGAGAAAGTAGCCCAAGACTCCATCTATCATTATTTAGAAACAGAATTAGGCCTGGAGATTAGTTATTCCAATAAATCGATTACGTTTGAGCCATTTACTGCTTGGGAATACGATGTTTTTGGAAAAGTACAGCCTCCTTATACGGCCACGGTACGAAGTATTGTTTATCTCAAAGATACTACACAATTTCAATACAATATATCTAAACACTTAGCAACAGAATTTAAATTCAATGAATTTTCACGAAGACACACTAAATAA
- the treC gene encoding alpha,alpha-phosphotrehalase: MTQQDWKKSVVYQIYPKSFNDTTGNGQGDLNGIIEKLDYLQYLGVDYIWLTPVYESPMNDNGYDISNYFKINEQFGTLKDFETLVSEAHQRDLKIMMDIVINHTSTEHQWFKEAISSKDNPYRDFYFFRPSQDGPPTNWESKFGGNAWQYDEDTEEYYLHLFDVTQADLNWDNESVRKALYDIVNHWIDFGVDGFRFDVINLISKGEFKNSPKIGKEFYTDGPRVHEYLHELNRNTFGDKNMMTVGEMSSTTIENCINYTQPERQELSSVFNFHHLKVDYVDGEKWTNAKFDFLKLKEILMEWQVGINKGGGWNAIFWCNHDQPRVVSRFGDDSTEENRQASAKMLAIALHMLQGTPYIYQGEEIGMTNPHFDSIQQYRDVESLNAYDNLKHKGIDEEEILTILGQKSRDNSRTPIQWSSGKQAGFTTGTPWIDIPNNINKVNVEDALEDEHSILQTYRQLIALRHEHDIITYGDIEPMYMEHPQLFIYRRNYQNQSWLVVANFSKEAVKLPDELDTKGNIVIQNGTIDNNEISPFGAIVVAHS; this comes from the coding sequence ATGACTCAACAAGACTGGAAAAAATCAGTTGTCTATCAAATTTATCCTAAATCATTTAATGATACGACTGGCAATGGTCAAGGGGATTTAAACGGTATTATTGAAAAATTAGATTATCTACAATATTTAGGTGTAGATTACATTTGGTTAACGCCAGTTTACGAATCACCTATGAATGATAACGGCTATGATATCAGTAATTATTTTAAAATAAATGAACAATTTGGCACGTTAAAAGATTTTGAAACATTAGTCTCAGAAGCACATCAACGCGATTTAAAAATAATGATGGATATTGTAATTAATCATACATCTACGGAACACCAGTGGTTTAAAGAAGCGATTAGTTCAAAAGATAATCCATATCGTGATTTTTATTTCTTCAGACCATCTCAAGATGGACCACCTACGAATTGGGAATCAAAATTTGGCGGTAATGCTTGGCAATATGATGAGGACACCGAAGAATATTATTTACATTTATTTGATGTCACACAAGCAGATCTAAATTGGGATAATGAAAGCGTCCGTAAAGCGTTATACGATATTGTTAATCATTGGATTGACTTTGGTGTAGATGGTTTCCGATTTGACGTTATTAACTTAATATCTAAAGGAGAATTTAAAAATTCACCGAAGATAGGTAAAGAGTTTTACACAGATGGTCCACGCGTTCACGAATATCTTCATGAACTCAATCGCAATACGTTTGGAGATAAGAATATGATGACAGTAGGAGAAATGTCATCTACAACGATTGAAAATTGTATTAATTATACACAACCTGAGCGCCAAGAATTAAGTAGTGTATTTAATTTCCATCATTTAAAAGTGGATTACGTAGATGGAGAAAAGTGGACGAATGCGAAATTTGATTTTCTAAAATTAAAAGAAATTCTTATGGAATGGCAAGTAGGTATAAATAAAGGCGGTGGTTGGAATGCGATCTTCTGGTGCAACCACGATCAACCTCGTGTAGTATCTCGTTTCGGAGATGATTCAACTGAAGAAAACCGTCAAGCAAGTGCTAAGATGTTGGCAATCGCCCTTCATATGTTGCAAGGTACACCTTACATTTATCAAGGTGAAGAAATCGGTATGACCAATCCGCACTTTGATTCTATTCAACAATATCGCGACGTTGAGTCTTTAAATGCTTATGACAATTTAAAACATAAAGGTATAGACGAAGAGGAAATTTTAACTATTTTAGGACAAAAATCACGTGATAATTCACGTACGCCAATCCAATGGTCTTCAGGCAAACAAGCTGGTTTTACGACAGGCACACCATGGATTGATATCCCTAACAATATTAATAAAGTCAATGTAGAAGATGCTTTGGAAGATGAACATTCTATTTTACAAACGTATCGTCAACTTATAGCGCTACGTCATGAACATGATATTATTACTTATGGCGATATTGAACCAATGTATATGGAACATCCACAATTATTTATTTATCGTCGTAATTATCAAAACCAATCTTGGTTGGTCGTTGCTAACTTTTCAAAAGAAGCAGTGAAACTACCTGATGAACTTGATACAAAAGGCAATATTGTGATTCAAAATGGTACGATTGATAATAATGAAATTTCACCATTTGGCGCAATTGTGGTTGCTCATTCATAA
- the treP gene encoding PTS system trehalose-specific EIIBC component, whose product MAVKRKDVQDIVKAIGGKENVDTATHCVTRLRLVLKDDNKVNKDALDDNALVKGQFKADHQYQIVIGPGTVDEVYKQFIKETGAEEASKDEAKTAAAKKGNPVQRLIKLLGDIFIPILPALVTAGLLMGINNLLTMENLFGPKPLVEQFPQLGDISNIINVIASTAFIFLPALIGWSSMKVFGGSPILGLVLGLILMHPQLVSQYDIAKGHIPTWNLFGLEIKQLNYQGQVLPVLIAAYVLSLIEKALNKVVHDSIKMLVVGPVALLITGFLAFIIIGPIALAIGTAITGAVQFVFNHAGWLGGAIYGFFYAPLVITGLHHMFLAVDFQLMGSKLGGTYLWPIVAISNICQGSAAFGAWFIYRRRKMVKEEGLALTSSVSAFLGVTEPAMFGVNLPLKVPFFAAICTSGVLGAIIGANRVLGNVGVGGVPAFISIKSEYWFIYIPITLLAIVVPAILTIIFSRFTTIKAKKMVENPEDIK is encoded by the coding sequence TGTCAAAAGAAAAGATGTTCAAGACATCGTTAAAGCAATTGGTGGTAAAGAAAATGTTGATACTGCAACACATTGTGTAACTCGATTGAGATTAGTGTTAAAAGACGATAATAAAGTGAATAAAGATGCTTTAGATGATAATGCTTTAGTAAAAGGACAATTTAAAGCAGATCATCAATACCAAATTGTAATAGGTCCAGGAACAGTTGATGAAGTATATAAACAATTTATAAAGGAAACAGGGGCTGAAGAAGCGTCAAAAGATGAAGCAAAAACAGCCGCAGCTAAAAAAGGTAATCCAGTACAAAGATTGATTAAATTATTGGGGGACATCTTTATACCTATCTTACCTGCTTTAGTTACTGCCGGGCTTCTAATGGGGATTAATAACCTTTTAACAATGGAAAATCTATTTGGTCCTAAGCCACTTGTAGAACAGTTCCCGCAATTGGGAGATATCTCAAATATCATTAATGTTATCGCAAGTACCGCATTTATTTTCTTACCAGCATTAATTGGTTGGAGCAGTATGAAAGTCTTTGGTGGTAGTCCTATCTTAGGTTTAGTACTTGGCTTGATTTTAATGCATCCCCAATTAGTATCACAATATGATATTGCGAAAGGGCACATACCAACTTGGAACCTCTTCGGTTTAGAAATTAAACAGTTAAACTATCAAGGACAAGTATTACCAGTACTAATCGCAGCTTATGTACTTTCACTCATTGAAAAAGCACTTAATAAAGTCGTACATGATTCTATTAAAATGCTTGTTGTAGGGCCAGTCGCATTATTAATCACAGGCTTCTTAGCGTTCATTATTATTGGACCTATCGCCTTAGCTATTGGAACTGCAATTACTGGTGCGGTTCAATTTGTTTTCAATCATGCTGGTTGGTTAGGTGGCGCAATTTATGGTTTCTTCTATGCACCACTTGTTATCACAGGTCTACATCATATGTTCTTAGCAGTTGATTTCCAATTAATGGGAAGTAAATTAGGCGGTACATACTTATGGCCAATCGTTGCTATCTCTAATATTTGCCAAGGTTCAGCTGCATTTGGCGCATGGTTTATTTATAGACGTCGTAAAATGGTAAAAGAAGAAGGTTTAGCGTTAACTTCAAGCGTGTCAGCCTTTCTAGGTGTAACAGAACCTGCAATGTTTGGGGTGAACCTACCACTCAAAGTGCCTTTCTTCGCTGCAATTTGTACTTCGGGCGTTTTAGGCGCAATCATCGGTGCAAATAGAGTATTAGGTAATGTAGGCGTTGGTGGTGTGCCAGCATTTATTTCAATCAAGAGTGAATATTGGTTCATTTATATTCCAATCACTTTGCTTGCTATCGTAGTCCCAGCAATTTTAACGATTATTTTCTCAAGATTTACTACGATTAAAGCTAAGAAGATGGTTGAAAATCCTGAAGACATAAAATAA